One genomic segment of Humidesulfovibrio mexicanus includes these proteins:
- the ilvC gene encoding ketol-acid reductoisomerase, producing MKVYYDSDADLGLLKGKTVAIIGYGSQGHAHAQNLRDSGVNVIVGQRPGGPNWKLAKEHGFEPVSAREAAQKADLIMILAQDQLQKLIYDNEVKDCLTAGKALAFGHGFNIHFGQIKPPADVDVIMIAPKGPGHMVRRTYTEGGAVPALVAVHQDATGNALNIALAYAKGIGATRSGVIETNFREETETDLFGEQAVLCGGCTALVQAGFETLVEAGYQPEMAYFECLHEMKLIVDLMYEGGMAKMRHSISDTAEYGDFTRGPRVITDETKKEMKRILTEIQTGQFAREFILENQAGQPVLHAKRRIASEHAIEVVGAKLRSMMSWLKK from the coding sequence ATGAAAGTGTATTATGATTCCGATGCTGATCTTGGGCTTTTGAAGGGCAAAACCGTGGCCATCATCGGCTATGGCAGCCAGGGCCATGCCCACGCCCAGAATCTGCGCGATTCCGGGGTGAACGTCATCGTCGGCCAGCGCCCCGGCGGCCCCAATTGGAAACTCGCCAAGGAACACGGCTTTGAGCCTGTGAGTGCCCGCGAGGCTGCCCAGAAGGCCGATCTCATCATGATTCTGGCCCAGGACCAATTGCAGAAACTCATCTACGACAACGAGGTGAAGGATTGCCTCACCGCAGGCAAGGCCCTGGCCTTCGGGCACGGCTTCAACATCCACTTCGGACAGATCAAGCCGCCTGCGGATGTGGATGTCATCATGATCGCCCCCAAGGGCCCCGGCCACATGGTGCGCCGCACCTACACCGAGGGCGGCGCCGTGCCCGCGCTTGTGGCCGTGCATCAGGACGCCACCGGCAACGCCTTGAACATCGCGTTGGCGTACGCCAAGGGCATTGGCGCAACCCGTTCCGGCGTCATTGAGACCAACTTCCGCGAAGAGACCGAAACGGACCTTTTCGGTGAGCAGGCCGTGCTGTGTGGCGGCTGCACCGCTCTTGTCCAGGCAGGCTTCGAGACCCTGGTCGAGGCTGGCTACCAGCCGGAGATGGCCTACTTCGAGTGTTTGCATGAGATGAAGCTCATCGTGGACCTGATGTACGAGGGCGGCATGGCCAAAATGCGCCATTCCATCAGCGATACCGCTGAGTACGGCGATTTTACGCGCGGTCCCCGGGTGATCACCGACGAGACCAAAAAGGAAATGAAGCGGATCCTCACCGAAATCCAGACCGGCCAGTTCGCCCGCGAGTTCATTTTGGAGAACCAGGCTGGGCAGCCGGTGCTTCATGCCAAGCGCCGCATCGCTTCCGAACACGCCATTGAGGTCGTGGGCGCAAAGCTTCGTTCCATGATGAGCTGGCTCAAGAAATAG
- the thiD gene encoding bifunctional hydroxymethylpyrimidine kinase/phosphomethylpyrimidine kinase, whose product MQENPTVLTIAGSDSGGGAGIQADLKTISMLGGFGASVITALTAQNTMAVTGIHPVPADFVGQQLAAVLSDLTVRAAKTGMLFSSEIIQMVASRLARRDFPLVVDPVCVAQSGARLLEESAVKDMVRHLFPITDLLTPNIPEAELFTGLVLKTPGDICEAAERLLALGPKAVLIKGGHMDSPASTDWYATPGQKPLPLMQGRVDTRNVHGTGCTLSAAIAASLGKGHDMLASVRKAQQYLQAALRASYSVGAGGGSPNHAVPLLREQARLATLDELAETGRVLSLLPRFAKLIPEVRSNLVLALPYAMSAMDIAGFAGRITCTRRGEVILAGGPEFGASSHMARVLLAARKSNSRLCCALNIACNDSVLVAVRRAGLVCASFDRGDEPTDGLGHEGGTMDWGTQAALDASPDPHAVDAVVDGGGTGKEAMIRILATAPNELIGKVRRVLDLL is encoded by the coding sequence ATGCAAGAGAATCCCACCGTCCTGACCATCGCCGGGTCCGATTCCGGCGGCGGAGCAGGGATCCAGGCCGATCTGAAGACCATTTCCATGCTTGGCGGATTCGGGGCGTCGGTCATTACCGCGCTGACGGCTCAAAACACTATGGCAGTCACCGGCATTCACCCTGTTCCGGCTGATTTCGTCGGCCAGCAGCTTGCAGCCGTGCTCTCTGACCTCACCGTGCGCGCGGCAAAAACCGGGATGCTGTTTTCTTCGGAGATCATCCAGATGGTCGCCTCCAGGCTTGCCCGGCGGGATTTTCCCCTTGTGGTGGACCCGGTGTGCGTCGCCCAGTCCGGCGCAAGGTTGCTCGAAGAGTCCGCCGTGAAGGACATGGTCCGCCACCTGTTCCCCATCACCGACCTGCTTACCCCCAATATTCCGGAGGCCGAGCTGTTCACCGGGCTTGTCTTGAAGACGCCCGGGGACATTTGCGAGGCTGCGGAGCGGCTTCTCGCGCTGGGACCAAAGGCCGTGCTCATCAAGGGCGGGCACATGGATTCCCCGGCCTCCACCGACTGGTACGCCACGCCGGGCCAGAAGCCCTTGCCGTTGATGCAGGGCAGGGTGGATACGCGCAATGTGCATGGCACCGGCTGCACGCTTTCGGCCGCCATTGCCGCCAGTCTGGGCAAGGGCCACGACATGCTTGCAAGCGTGCGCAAGGCGCAGCAGTACCTGCAGGCCGCATTGCGGGCCAGCTACTCCGTCGGCGCTGGTGGAGGATCCCCCAACCACGCCGTTCCTTTGCTGCGGGAGCAGGCCCGACTGGCCACTCTGGACGAACTGGCCGAGACGGGCAGGGTGCTTTCCCTGCTGCCCCGGTTCGCCAAACTTATCCCCGAAGTGCGTTCCAATCTTGTTTTGGCGTTGCCCTATGCCATGTCGGCCATGGACATCGCCGGATTCGCCGGGCGCATTACCTGCACGCGTCGCGGCGAGGTGATCCTCGCGGGCGGTCCGGAATTCGGCGCCTCCTCGCACATGGCCCGCGTGCTTCTTGCGGCCCGCAAGTCCAATTCAAGGCTTTGCTGCGCCCTCAATATCGCGTGCAACGACTCGGTGTTGGTCGCGGTGCGCCGTGCGGGCCTCGTCTGCGCCAGTTTCGACCGCGGCGACGAGCCGACAGACGGTTTGGGCCACGAGGGGGGCACCATGGATTGGGGCACCCAGGCCGCGTTGGACGCTTCGCCCGATCCTCACGCCGTGGACGCCGTTGTGGACGGTGGAGGAACGGGCAAGGAGGCCATGATCCGCATCCTGGCCACGGCCCCCAACGAACTCATCGGCAAGGTCCGGCGCGTGCTGGACCTCTTGTAG
- a CDS encoding MucR family transcriptional regulator: MDDYLKEALEIVKAQASVRTMTEEEITSMVKKLVRGIQAIAEDSSPVSSDDEASCDPSKCVREKTITCCACGKSFKIITRKHLASHGLTPAEYREKYGYKKGMPLVCKSLQRDRRKKMKEMELWKKRGKK, translated from the coding sequence ATGGATGACTATCTGAAGGAAGCGTTGGAGATCGTCAAGGCGCAGGCCAGTGTCCGGACCATGACTGAAGAGGAGATAACCTCAATGGTCAAGAAACTGGTCCGCGGCATCCAGGCCATTGCCGAGGATTCCTCGCCGGTGAGCAGTGATGACGAGGCCTCATGCGACCCCTCAAAATGCGTACGAGAGAAAACCATCACGTGTTGTGCGTGCGGCAAGTCGTTCAAGATCATCACCAGGAAACACTTGGCGTCTCATGGACTTACCCCTGCGGAATATCGCGAGAAGTATGGGTACAAGAAAGGCATGCCTCTTGTTTGCAAATCGCTCCAGCGTGATCGCCGCAAGAAGATGAAGGAGATGGAGTTGTGGAAGAAGCGCGGCAAGAAGTAG
- the ilvN gene encoding acetolactate synthase small subunit, whose protein sequence is MRHTLSVTVENEPGVLSRVAGLFSGRGFNIESLNVGPTLDPGMSVMTITTEGDEQIIEQIVKQLRKLITVIKVVDLTEMKSVLREMVLLKVNATDANRAEILRTVDIFRCKVVDVSIDEITIEATGNYEKIGAIIGLLTRFGVKEISRSGMVAMKRSTQTI, encoded by the coding sequence ATGCGACATACGTTGTCTGTTACAGTTGAAAACGAGCCTGGCGTGCTTTCCCGCGTGGCGGGTCTGTTCAGTGGACGCGGTTTCAACATCGAGTCCTTGAACGTCGGGCCGACCCTGGACCCCGGCATGTCGGTCATGACCATCACCACCGAGGGCGATGAGCAGATCATCGAACAGATCGTCAAGCAACTCAGAAAGCTCATCACCGTCATCAAGGTTGTCGATTTGACCGAGATGAAGAGCGTGCTGCGCGAAATGGTGCTTTTGAAGGTCAACGCCACGGACGCCAACCGCGCCGAGATTCTGCGCACAGTGGACATTTTCCGCTGCAAGGTGGTGGATGTCAGCATCGACGAGATTACCATCGAGGCCACTGGCAATTACGAAAAAATCGGCGCCATCATCGGTCTGCTTACCCGCTTCGGGGTCAAGGAGATTTCCCGGTCAGGCATGGTGGCCATGAAGCGCTCTACTCAGACCATATAA
- a CDS encoding hemerythrin domain-containing protein → MAGIIKVEVAEGITFVSIPEADLHIQCGCPADSVKHLMKRGLIRNCIRDGVRYETGPNAIVLSDVHIQNGRFSNLSEFPILQMFYRQGRIIPGHPNNTGVKPVLVGLRKQVEAQMEYIYRGNYGLVSEEEMISAGASPQDARDMMRLKLRFAFGKIRRMDEYLDLLALEDGPLEIRNDVFIRRLRTNVFEISHGKNSVRVDLNPPEQPAQAPPYTLGYHHIPRDYFSVLHSGEGDGWDINRPAMASILLFQGKVYLIDAGPNITFSLNALGISVNEIAGIFHTHAHDDHFCGLPELMRADHRIPYFATRLVRASVIKKLAALSMMREEEFDHYFVFNDLVAGQWNDVDTLQVKPVFSPHPVETTVMFFRTLDRAGYRTYAHLADIASLKLLRTMIGHDEDAPGISHELYDAVAANYLAPADLKKLDIGGGMIHGDAEDFAKDRSRKIVLAHTSLPLTGRQKEIGSGAPFGTVDVLIPAHQDYVRSYAFHRLTEYFPTVPASCLRVLQNNPIVTFNPESIILHAGNKADCVYMLLTGQVEMLHSRRKVYSTLSAGAMLGELTAMTGKPLAETYRAANFVQALRIPLDLYKSFVQNNRLAERVTQLLDIRGFLHGNRLFGDAMSSSRLNAIASAVTPSEHAREAVLSRNGSSHLTLVRSGAVDLIFAGKVVERLKAGDFFCESTVLFDIPCLFKAVLVRDAVLYHIPAADLADVPIIRWKLLEIYESRLEKALAIGMHESPLAWHEEYSLGVESLDNDHQELFGTARELLDVLFGTNTTRDPVQLFNTLIGMTVRHFKSEENQMRSVEYPGAGEHIRHHERILSLLSAFGQDVQQFRRTSRKEAVAFIKDHILAHVLTTDRQLGAYIRKITANLSEA, encoded by the coding sequence ATGGCAGGAATCATCAAGGTAGAGGTGGCCGAAGGCATCACCTTTGTGAGCATCCCTGAGGCTGACCTGCATATTCAATGCGGCTGTCCGGCCGACAGCGTCAAGCACCTCATGAAACGTGGGCTTATCCGAAACTGCATCCGCGATGGGGTGCGTTACGAGACGGGGCCGAACGCCATTGTGCTTTCCGACGTGCATATACAGAACGGACGTTTTTCAAATCTCTCGGAATTTCCAATTCTGCAAATGTTCTACCGCCAAGGGCGCATCATCCCCGGGCACCCCAACAATACGGGCGTAAAGCCCGTTCTTGTCGGATTGCGCAAGCAGGTCGAAGCCCAGATGGAGTACATCTATCGCGGGAACTACGGCCTGGTGAGCGAAGAGGAGATGATCTCCGCTGGCGCATCCCCTCAGGATGCGCGCGACATGATGCGACTCAAGCTGCGCTTCGCTTTCGGCAAGATCCGCCGCATGGACGAATACCTGGACCTGCTCGCCCTCGAAGACGGCCCACTTGAAATCAGGAACGATGTATTCATCCGCCGCCTGCGGACAAACGTCTTTGAAATCAGCCACGGCAAAAACTCTGTCCGTGTGGACCTGAACCCACCCGAGCAGCCTGCGCAAGCCCCCCCGTACACGCTCGGCTACCACCACATCCCTCGCGACTATTTTTCCGTTCTGCATTCGGGAGAAGGCGACGGCTGGGACATCAACCGTCCTGCCATGGCCAGCATCCTGCTCTTTCAGGGCAAGGTCTATCTTATCGACGCCGGACCGAACATCACCTTCAGCCTTAACGCTCTCGGCATCAGCGTCAACGAAATCGCAGGGATATTCCACACCCATGCGCATGACGACCACTTCTGCGGGCTTCCGGAGCTCATGCGCGCCGATCACCGCATTCCATACTTCGCGACACGACTTGTCCGCGCCTCGGTCATCAAGAAGCTGGCCGCGCTCTCCATGATGCGCGAAGAGGAATTCGACCACTATTTCGTGTTCAATGACCTTGTCGCGGGACAATGGAACGATGTCGACACCCTTCAGGTAAAACCGGTGTTTTCGCCGCATCCCGTCGAAACCACTGTGATGTTCTTCAGGACGCTGGATCGGGCCGGGTATCGCACCTATGCCCACTTGGCCGACATCGCGAGCCTGAAGCTCCTGCGAACCATGATCGGTCATGATGAAGACGCACCTGGGATTTCACACGAGCTCTACGACGCAGTGGCCGCAAATTACCTTGCTCCGGCGGATTTGAAGAAGCTCGACATCGGCGGTGGCATGATACACGGGGACGCCGAGGATTTCGCCAAAGACCGGAGCCGCAAGATCGTTCTGGCGCACACGTCGCTTCCCCTCACGGGAAGGCAAAAAGAAATCGGCTCAGGAGCGCCCTTCGGCACGGTCGATGTGCTCATCCCCGCTCACCAGGATTATGTTCGGTCCTACGCCTTCCACAGATTGACGGAATACTTCCCCACGGTACCCGCCTCTTGTCTTCGGGTATTGCAAAACAACCCCATCGTCACCTTCAACCCGGAATCCATCATCCTTCACGCGGGCAACAAGGCGGATTGCGTCTATATGCTGCTCACCGGGCAAGTGGAAATGCTGCACTCCCGCCGCAAGGTGTACAGCACCTTGTCCGCTGGGGCCATGCTCGGAGAGCTGACGGCCATGACCGGGAAACCGTTGGCCGAAACCTACCGCGCCGCGAATTTCGTCCAAGCGCTGCGCATTCCCCTGGACCTGTACAAAAGCTTTGTCCAGAATAACAGGCTTGCTGAACGCGTCACCCAATTACTTGATATTCGAGGGTTTCTCCACGGAAACCGCCTCTTCGGCGACGCCATGTCCAGTTCAAGACTGAACGCCATCGCCTCGGCCGTAACCCCCAGCGAACACGCCCGCGAGGCCGTCTTGAGCCGCAATGGCTCATCGCACCTCACCCTTGTCCGTTCCGGCGCGGTTGATCTCATTTTTGCGGGAAAGGTTGTGGAACGCCTCAAGGCAGGAGACTTTTTCTGCGAAAGCACCGTCCTCTTCGATATCCCCTGCCTGTTCAAGGCGGTTTTGGTGCGCGATGCCGTGCTGTACCATATCCCCGCTGCGGACCTTGCCGATGTGCCCATCATCCGCTGGAAATTGCTGGAAATATATGAAAGCCGTCTTGAGAAGGCGCTGGCGATCGGAATGCACGAATCCCCGCTTGCCTGGCACGAAGAGTATTCCCTGGGCGTGGAGTCTCTTGACAACGACCACCAGGAGCTATTCGGCACGGCACGTGAGCTGCTTGATGTCCTTTTCGGCACCAACACAACGCGTGATCCCGTGCAGCTCTTCAACACCCTGATTGGAATGACCGTCCGTCACTTCAAATCCGAAGAAAACCAGATGCGTAGCGTCGAGTACCCCGGCGCTGGTGAACACATTCGTCACCACGAACGGATTCTTTCGCTCCTGAGTGCCTTCGGCCAGGATGTTCAGCAATTCCGGCGCACCTCTCGCAAGGAAGCCGTCGCATTCATCAAGGACCACATCCTTGCGCACGTTCTGACCACAGACCGCCAACTTGGCGCCTACATCAGAAAAATCACGGCGAACCTCTCCGAAGCCTGA
- a CDS encoding M15 family metallopeptidase, whose protein sequence is MEEARQEVERGRTGAVARGFTAFALFCVCLCAPNVLFCAGHEEPQLEASGFVELIRLEPDIVLDMRYATSNNFTGKAVYPSGRCFLLTDIAKRLVAVHKALKADGYGLKVYDCYRPFSVQQRFWAIMPDERYVLEPRRENGVIVKSSRHNRGAAVDVTLVDAQGRELPMPTGFDDFSEKAHRGSLAASPEARRNSDILERAMTEQGFEPLSTEWWHFDGPGWQTAPPLDLPLPQN, encoded by the coding sequence GTGGAAGAAGCGCGGCAAGAAGTAGAACGCGGGAGAACTGGCGCGGTCGCAAGGGGTTTTACCGCATTTGCTCTGTTCTGCGTGTGCTTGTGCGCCCCGAACGTTCTATTTTGCGCAGGCCATGAGGAACCGCAGCTTGAGGCCTCAGGTTTTGTTGAGCTTATCCGGCTTGAGCCTGACATTGTGTTGGACATGCGGTACGCCACGTCCAACAATTTTACTGGCAAGGCCGTGTACCCTTCCGGGCGCTGCTTTCTTTTGACCGACATCGCCAAACGCCTTGTCGCAGTGCACAAGGCGCTCAAGGCCGATGGCTATGGCCTTAAAGTATACGACTGCTATCGTCCGTTTTCTGTGCAGCAGCGTTTCTGGGCTATTATGCCAGATGAGCGCTATGTCTTGGAGCCGCGCCGCGAGAATGGCGTCATCGTCAAGAGCTCGCGCCACAACCGTGGCGCCGCTGTCGATGTAACCCTTGTAGACGCGCAGGGCCGCGAACTGCCCATGCCCACCGGCTTTGACGATTTCAGCGAGAAGGCCCATCGCGGCAGTCTTGCGGCGTCTCCGGAAGCCCGGCGCAATAGCGACATTCTGGAGCGTGCCATGACGGAGCAGGGTTTCGAGCCCTTGTCCACGGAATGGTGGCATTTCGACGGCCCAGGCTGGCAGACCGCTCCTCCGCTTGATTTGCCCCTTCCGCAAAACTGA
- a CDS encoding glutamine synthetase III family protein has protein sequence MSGIQARLNAISAVINYKPAHAPLNFHDTKPTEIFGSNVFSEKVMKDRLPKDVYKSLKKTIELGEKLDATIADVVANTMKDWAIEKGATHFTHVFFPLTGMTAEKHDAFLVPDGKGGAIAEFSGKLLIQGEPDASSFPSGGLRSTFEARGYTAWDVTSPAYILENPNGTFLCIPTAFVSWSGEALDKKTPLLRSNQALNKQAKRVLKLFGVETKLPVTSYAGPEQEYFLIDRNFVFSRPDLLIAGRSLFGAKPPKGQEFEDQYFGVVPRRVLSFMMEVERELFKLGVPVKTRHNEVAPSQFEIAPIYEAGNIATDHNQMVMTTLRSVAKRYGMVCLLHEKPFAGINGSGKHLNYSLGNADLGSLFDPGDTPHENAMFLVFCAAAIRGLHKYGAVLRATVATASNDHRLGANEAPPAIMSMYLGEQLSDVFEQIKKGKVNGCKTKGLMHIGVDTLPPLPMDPGDRNRTSPFAFTGNRFEFRAVGSSQSIAGPQVAINTIMSESLDFIATELEKATKGDDKKLNAAVQTLLQKIIKEHGAIVFNGDGYSDAWHKEAAKRGLPNLKTTPDALPVLTTKECIELFTKYGVLSEAELRSREEIYLEQYCKTLKTEANLVVRMATTIIFPAAMRYQSELAAACCNLKTIGHDYKMSALETVTAKLRGMQSAVAKLEKLLEHEADGTHAEAKFLCDKVLPGMTEVRSFADALENVVADDLWALPSYQEMLFIR, from the coding sequence ATGAGCGGAATCCAGGCACGCCTCAACGCCATTTCGGCAGTCATCAACTACAAACCTGCCCATGCGCCCCTGAACTTCCACGACACCAAGCCTACCGAAATTTTCGGCTCCAACGTCTTCAGCGAAAAGGTGATGAAGGACCGCCTGCCCAAGGATGTCTACAAATCCCTCAAGAAGACCATAGAGTTGGGCGAAAAGCTCGACGCCACCATCGCCGATGTCGTCGCCAACACCATGAAGGACTGGGCCATCGAAAAAGGGGCCACCCACTTCACCCATGTGTTCTTCCCGCTCACCGGCATGACGGCGGAAAAGCATGACGCCTTCCTTGTGCCCGATGGCAAGGGCGGCGCCATCGCAGAGTTCTCCGGCAAACTGCTCATCCAGGGCGAACCCGATGCCTCCAGCTTCCCCTCCGGTGGTCTGCGCTCCACTTTCGAGGCCCGTGGCTACACAGCCTGGGACGTGACCAGCCCGGCCTACATACTTGAGAACCCCAACGGCACCTTTCTGTGCATCCCCACCGCCTTTGTCTCCTGGTCCGGCGAGGCCCTGGACAAGAAAACGCCGCTGCTGCGCTCCAATCAAGCGCTCAACAAGCAGGCCAAGCGCGTCCTCAAGCTGTTTGGCGTCGAAACCAAGCTTCCCGTCACCTCCTATGCCGGCCCGGAGCAGGAATACTTCCTCATCGACCGCAACTTCGTGTTCTCCCGGCCCGACCTGCTCATCGCCGGCCGCAGCCTGTTCGGGGCCAAGCCGCCAAAGGGGCAGGAATTCGAGGACCAGTACTTCGGCGTTGTGCCGCGCCGCGTGCTTTCCTTCATGATGGAGGTGGAGCGCGAACTGTTCAAGCTGGGTGTGCCGGTCAAAACCCGCCACAACGAGGTGGCGCCCAGCCAGTTCGAGATTGCCCCGATCTACGAGGCCGGAAACATCGCCACCGACCACAATCAGATGGTCATGACCACCCTGCGCAGCGTCGCCAAACGGTATGGCATGGTCTGCCTGCTGCACGAAAAACCCTTTGCCGGGATCAACGGCTCGGGAAAGCACCTCAACTATTCCCTGGGCAACGCCGATTTGGGCAGCCTTTTCGATCCGGGCGACACCCCGCACGAAAACGCCATGTTCCTGGTCTTCTGCGCCGCAGCCATCCGCGGTCTGCACAAGTACGGTGCTGTGCTGCGCGCCACGGTGGCCACAGCCTCGAACGATCATCGCCTGGGAGCAAACGAGGCTCCCCCCGCAATCATGAGCATGTACCTGGGCGAGCAGCTCTCCGACGTGTTCGAACAGATCAAAAAGGGCAAGGTCAACGGCTGCAAGACCAAAGGCCTCATGCACATCGGCGTGGACACGCTGCCCCCGCTGCCCATGGATCCGGGCGATCGCAACCGCACCAGTCCCTTCGCCTTCACCGGCAACCGCTTTGAATTCCGGGCCGTTGGCTCTTCCCAGTCCATCGCTGGACCGCAGGTGGCCATCAACACCATCATGAGCGAATCCCTGGACTTCATCGCCACGGAACTGGAAAAGGCCACCAAGGGTGACGACAAAAAGCTGAATGCCGCCGTTCAGACCCTGTTGCAGAAGATCATCAAGGAGCACGGGGCAATCGTGTTCAATGGCGACGGCTACTCCGATGCCTGGCACAAGGAGGCCGCCAAACGTGGTCTGCCCAACCTGAAGACCACCCCGGACGCGCTGCCGGTCCTGACCACCAAGGAATGCATCGAGCTGTTCACCAAGTACGGGGTGCTCTCCGAGGCCGAGCTCAGAAGCCGTGAGGAGATCTACCTGGAGCAGTACTGCAAGACCCTCAAGACCGAGGCGAACCTTGTCGTCCGCATGGCGACCACCATCATCTTCCCTGCGGCCATGCGCTACCAGAGTGAACTCGCCGCCGCCTGCTGCAACCTCAAGACCATCGGGCACGATTACAAGATGTCGGCCCTGGAGACCGTGACCGCAAAGCTGCGTGGAATGCAGTCCGCAGTCGCCAAGCTGGAGAAGCTCCTTGAGCATGAGGCGGACGGAACCCATGCGGAGGCGAAATTCCTGTGCGACAAGGTCCTGCCCGGCATGACCGAAGTCCGCTCCTTCGCCGACGCCTTGGAAAACGTTGTGGCCGACGATCTGTGGGCTCTGCCGAGCTACCAGGAGATGCTCTTCATCCGCTAG